Sequence from the Castanea sativa cultivar Marrone di Chiusa Pesio chromosome 12, ASM4071231v1 genome:
ATGTAGTCAGCAaagttctttatttttataacaaacGTACACCATGGAACTTaaacttagattttttttgaaaccgaACTTAAACCTAGATTGAGAAGTGATTCAAATCCTCCGCTATTTTGTTTCCTTATATAATTTGTACTTATAAGTGGTTATACTTaacaagtaagaaaaaaaaagttacttatAAATATTCTCGACAATATGCTGAGCATGTCACATTCAATATAAAACTGATTTGAGTTATAATGGGAAGCTTAAAAGTGCTAAGCACTGTTAAGGATTGTACTGATCCTGCGATCCAAAACATCAAGTCAGTCTAAATTCAGACACAAGAGATAGAGATCAAGTTATATCCGGCAGCCACAACAAATAGCAATCCGAAGTCTGTCTTTTTCCTTAAGTTAATTTGTTTCTGATAGTCAGTCTGTATCTTAGGTGAAAGAATTGTTTACATCTCAGTAACTTTGAAATTTCGATTCTATGATACGTGTAAGCATGATATTATAAACTACAATTGGTAAGGAAGAAAATTATCTCATATCTGTTCTCCTACAAGCACAAATGGTTACTTAAATTAATCCCTCCGTCACAATCTTGAACGTAATGGCAACAACAACATCAGACACCAATACGAAAGGATATGGACTGTGGTTGCGGAGAGTGGAGACTGAGGAAAGTatacaaaaatgataaaaaagcaaaaaatacaCGGGGAAATCAAAATCGTATAAagaacaaaatatgaaaacaagAGCTTTTCCcttcagaaaaaataaaaaacaaagaaagaaaacaagagttttctattaatatatatataaaacagaaACTAAAGTCATAGTTACAAGTTTTCTTGAATTATTTCTCTGTGGCAGTGGAGGTAAAAGAGGgatgaaagagaaagagacagcACAGGAAAACATATACTTATATTTGGGAAATGTTAAAGAATACCCAAAGAATATtgatttaaaaactatttttagaaatattttatgggaaaataataaaaaattaattttgtatatagcattttatatttcccataaaagttaTGTCAAAACTTACTTaatatggtttattaacaattgttctaAAAGCACCCATTAACATGGTCCTGCTTATTTTTAGGCTTAGAGATAAGTATAAAAcgtcataaataaaaaataataaatgagatcCTAATCAGAATATCAGTATTAATAAGTACATTTTTTTGAACAttagatctacttaaatccaatggtttgAAAAAGTTATAACTCTTTAAAGTTATATCATTATAACTTgaatccatctctctctctctctcatttattacatttttataacaaattttagataataaaattttttatccagtaataataactaataacaacttaccacataagatttgttataaGAAAGTTGTaacaatattataaatatatcatttttcttatatataaaatttgatccCCTTTTAACTCTACCACTATCCAATTATATTCTCATAAAATGAAGGCCCATCTCAACATCAACCCTGTATTcagttgggtttgggttgaaCTCTACAGTGCTAGATTTGCTAAGCTTGATGGGCTGACCATTATGCCAAATTCTGGCGCATATATGAATCCCTCAGAGAATTCACATCAAAGatgtgaaaaatgctaaaatctCATTTTAGCTCTCATCTCCTCAAAAAGTTGCACACGTCAAGGTtgatatatactttttttaaaaaaaaaaaatttaacatctTAGCTATAGTAAACTGTCCTCTTTAAGGCTATTGTAGAtcaaatcttttatatatatatatattttgttattactcactgcaattaaaataatactttctctcatactttttctcttttcttctctcttttctgtcACCGGTCTCTcgttctcttttcttctttctttcaccGGCCTCGCTGTCTCTTTCTGTGGCTTCTGATCTCTCTCTCACCAGCCTCTCTGTCTCGCCTTATGAGGATGGCTGAGCATGAAGAGGAATCCAGCGGCCGACGCATGGTCAGGGAGGGCAGCGATTTTGgtgggttgtttttgtttttgtttttgtttttctggttGTTGGTTGTgatgaggttgtgggtttggATGGTGATGGGGTATGGGGTATGGGTTtaggtttgtgattttggtgggttatttttctttttctttttctttttctttttcttactcTGCTTGTTGGTAGTGATGAGGTTGTGAGTTTGGGTTGATGAACGGcattaaaactaatcaaatcgTCGTGTATTGAGTTGATTAACGGCTCAATCTAAAATCTTTGCTTGTTGAGGTTCGTGGATTGGTGAAGCTTTGGTTTATGGCTGTTATTCTGAAATTTGGGTTTGAATTGGCTTGGATCAGATTTTGGAGCTTGgtgaaaatttgtgattttggtggttgggggTTGTCATTATGGGAGGTGGTAGTAGTGGTAGTTGTTGTAGCTGTGGTGGCTGTCGggtagtgggtttttttttttttttttgtctggtggtggtggttggtaCTTGGTAGGGGCTAGTCGTGGCTGTGGTTGTGGCAATTGGTTTGCTTGGGTTGAGAAGAAAGTCATGGGTTTCTTtacagaaagagagagacacaaataagaaaagagagaaaaaagtgaaagaataaaaataataatatttaaatatagtggtaaaaaaaaaataaagaatatttgATATATTGTAAAGTGggtcttaaaataaataaaatagtgatATATTGTCAAGttagatattaaaataaatgttaactTCCTTGATGGAAATGCTCTAAACTCGTTAAGAGTAAGTTGCTGCTTATCTTGAATTGAGCATTCACATCCAgctcttttaaatattattttagccTATTCCCACCAcatacacacaccaaaaaatatatatatttttatttattaaattaagtgGGTGTATTTAATAGttagtttgtttctcaaaaaagacaGACTACAGTCAAGAATCACCAAAAAATGTTCCATGCATCCGGCTCTCAAACACTATTGAAATTTTTGCAGAACACCAGAAGTCTCACCTAGATTGGGGAGGAAAAAAGACAACTAGATTGGAGAggtcctttaaaaaattttaaaaaaaaactatctttacctCTGTTTTAGAGTTTCTATCTCTAAAGGAAAGAAGACAACAAGCTCACAACAAAACTGTGCCATTTTGGTGTAATAAGCgtcaatcaaaattttattcctACAAGATAGGTTGCTCTGGTAGTGATTTTTAACCGTAATTAAACAAAGTGTTTAAATTGTCATATTTCATAAAGTCTAGTTCTAATatgacaatatttttattttaaaaaaatcaaattgttcAATGGCTCCTGGCTCCATGGCCGAGTCTAATAATATTCGAttgttgtttgattggtcttTTGTTGGAACTAGAAATCCAAAAAGGTGGAATttgtaattttactttttaaaaacatttgctaaaaaaaaaagtgctgaCAATTAATTATATTGTTGCGCCGTAATAGTGCACATAGATGTACTGTATCATGTACCACACAAGGAGTGTGGCTTAATAGTAGGAGTCTTAGTTTCAGCATCAAAGGAGAAATAGTTTGAACGATAATCCCTAGTAAGGCCCGTGTAATACATATGGCATTACTCATTGCCGTCATGTGGCATGAAGTCAGTGAGCCCACACTAGAAATAccattttttattccaaaaaaagaaaaagtaccaCATCATGTTGATTCACTTAAAcatttcaaattacaaatttatgtTGAAATCCAAGTAAACAACACGAAAATGTTGTTGTAGACCCAATATTTGATAAATTACTCTTATATGCTTAAACTattagaaaattgtgaatttaaaaatttttcaaaaaacttaatATGTTGAAAATGACTAAAAGTAATTTTTATCCATTATTCTAATTAGATTGGTAGACCAAAAACAATGTGATTATTAGTGACATGCATGGAACGTCATATACAAACTATAAAATGTAATCCCATATCTACATCACACTCTAATAGATGTTATATATGGAGAAAAGGAATAAGAGTGATACATACATTGGTTTAGTGATTAACCCATAAGTGTGCATATAGTATGTGCAAAGAGTTCAAGGTAAATTCAAAGTGTTCTCTACTttatgagttattttagaattacAATATTTATCACACATTTTTTCCACAATTGTCCTATTTGCATAATAGACTATAATTGATCTCCTACAACTTTTATGtggattttttacttttttttttcaccattcaTAATTAATCACGTAAGATAGTTGAGGGAGAGAGTATGGTAAGGGTTCTAATCATAGAATTATTGCTACTTTTTTGTGAAAATCGTTAGGTAAAATATCAATGTGCATAATTTATTCGTACAAATTAATGGGTAAAATATCAAATAGCATGAAAGTGTTTTCTAAACATGGAAGTTTTTGCTATATTAAGGTGGAAGACTAGAAGTCCCCTTACATTGATTCCAACAAAAGTAAGAAGCAACTGTAAATTTGAAAACCAAACAAGCGAATGAAGGGTAAATTCCacaagaacaaagtttctctccaaactagtttggagagaaacccttcaaacttatcatatatcttttttttaggtgtgaattttgaaaatctaaccgttgaatttcatgttccttatgttcttaacatgcatatcaaatttcgttcaaattggattttatttactattttatcaatgaacatattttttatatacaattttaaattacaaaaacttgaaatttaaacatatgtttgatgacatagcaattgatttttgattttcttgaaattttgcaaacatgaataatataataaaaacatgcaatccaacggttagattttcaaatttcacactcaatataaaaaatatttgataagtttaaagggtttctcttcaaactagtttggagagaaactttttccATTCCACCAACCACCCTGAGATTTAGGATAATACCAACTAGGTCCAAGACATTCCAAAATTGACCAATTTGGTCCGTAAAGACTATTTTGTCCCTAAACACCACTAAAAAACGTTAACCTCCGTTAGTTTCTCTCTGTCCCTCTCTATTCCTCTTCCTTCTTCCCTCCTCCCTCACTCTCTTTCCTTAGATCAGCCATAAACTCTCCTCAGATTAACTACAACCACAACACAATTTTACTACCCATACCAAAACCCAGTCAAATCTGCTCTAACGGTATCCAAATCCTCCCAACACATAGAAAACTCACCACcacatcaaaactcaaaactacCCCCATTGCAAATTCATTCCATATTggaacccaccaccaccatcaccggCCACTAAACCCAGCAACCACCTCTGGCCATAAACCCCAGTGACCACCACTGGTAACAAAACCCACATcaataaaacccaaatccaaaaattCCAATCACCACTTCGTAACCCACAACCACCTCACTACAAATCCACCCTAGATCAAAACCTATAACCACCTCCATTTCAAATCCACCCCAAATTAGACCCACCACCTTAAACAACCATCGaccacaaaacccaaataaaaaaactcaaacccacaaCAAACCCACCACAGATcgaaaaccaccaccaccaaaataCCCACAACAAACCACAACCCATCATTGACAACCATCAACCACCATAACCACGATCCACAAATCACACCGTATTGAGCGAGAAGCGAAAGCCAGAGGAGGAGCTACCGCCGCTGTGGAAGACAAGCCTCTGCTCCTACTTCAGGCATGACACAAGGTCCTGCAGCCACGGCGACACGTGTAAGTACACGCACGGTGAGGAGGAGCTCCGTCCGCGACCCGATAACACGTGGGACCTGACCTCTGATCGTGCAAAGAAGGCCATGAGGTCTGATTCGAGTGCAGAGAGGTTAggattagcaaaaaaaaaatgcagagaGATCAGAGGGAAGAAGAACGAAGGAGGTAGAGAGAGAGTAGACCTGTTGCAtttgagaaatgagaaaaaaaaaataaaagaaagaagtaaaatGACTAACAGATGCTAACGGGGTTATGGATTAAAATATCTTCAGGGACAAAATTGTCTTTTTAGGATGAAATTGGTaggttttaaaatgttttggacTTAGTTGGATATTATCACAAACCTCAGGGGTGGTTTGAGGAATTTACCCATAAGAAAAATTACAATGGTGAATCTCTTAATGGAATGATCAAGAAGAGTATGGTATTGCAACAAGCTCGAGAGGAACTTTCTTAAACACAGTGAGGGCATTAACTTCAGTCATGTCCAAGTCTTTCCCTACCTTAGAACTAGGCAACTTCCAATCAAACCAGCATAGAAGGTTGGCAATGACATATTTTGCTATAGCAACACCGAATAAAATTCCTGGGCACCCCCTTCTCCCACCTCCAAATAGGAT
This genomic interval carries:
- the LOC142620450 gene encoding phenylacetaldehyde oxime monooxygenase CYP71AN24-like translates to MKFGGYNILSKTRVLINVFAIQRDPKIWDRPEEFISERLKDNQVDFKSLDIELILFGGGRRGCPGILFGVAIAKYVIANLLCWFDWKLPSSKVGKDLDMTEVNALTVFKKVPLELVAIPYSS